The Symphalangus syndactylus isolate Jambi chromosome 6, NHGRI_mSymSyn1-v2.1_pri, whole genome shotgun sequence genome contains the following window.
CTGCTGACCCCATTTTAAAGGTTACCAGTTGTGACATAATTGCAAGTCCAAGAGGCACAGTCCACACACCTGAAGTAAATTTTATTGAGATGAGCAATTTACAATAAAACACTTTACAGCACGTTGGAAAAACTCAAGTTTCACAAATTTTACCTTCACAAACACAAGTCACTTTTTGCTCAAAGGCACACAGGGACCTCGGGGAAGGGACAGATCTAATGAGCCATCAGTGGGTGCTCCCCAGAGGAAAAAGGTTTTCTTTGGGACTTGGCAGTACTGAAGGTCCCTAACAATGGTTCaacttaggattttttaaaattttatgatgaTGTGAAtgcaatacacattcagtagaaaccatacttcgcATATCCATACAACCACTCTGGTTTTCACTTTGAGTACaggattcaataaattacatgagatattcaatactTCATTACAAGATAGGCTTTGTGTTAAATGATTtttcccaactgtaggctaatgtaagtgttctcagAACATTTAAGGTAGGCTTGGCTAAGCTACAATGTTCAGTAGGTTGGGTTTATTCAACGCATTTTTGACTTCCAATATTTTggacttacaatgggtttattgagATGTAAGTCAAGGAGCTTCTGTATTCCTAGACACCCTCAGAGAGGAGTGAAGTGCAACATCCTCCATGCTTCCCAGAGCAGGATAAACCTTCTGTGTGCCTGCTGCCTTGTCTCATTCTGGTTCATAGAATTTCTATGGCAGCTCTCAGATGAAACCGTTAGCTACTTCTTGACACACAACAGAGATAATAAGTACAGGCACATGAGGCATTTGTGCTGAAAAATCCATCTGGGGATCCCTGTGGGCTTAGAAGACTCTGTCTGCCCAATGAAAGTCACGGTTTTGCCCACAATTCAGTAAGTGAGTTTTCAAAATCTTGTCTTGAAAATTTTCAACCATCTTCATAAATAGAAACTAGGATAAAGAACCCTCATAGTTCATTACAGGGAAACAGATGACGTGACCAAGTTCAGTTTCAGTTAACAGCCAAGAGGTCTAAGTGACAAACTCTCCCTCAAACCTTAGTTTCCTACTGAGCTCATATCCATGCTTTGTTTTCAGAGTTTATCTGgtgctagaagaaaacctaaaagCAGTGTGTCAGTAGCAATTGTTTAGAGCAGGTGAATTAAGCTTGATTCTGCCTGACAGGTCTCTtttctgggtgacacagtaagtcACTCAGGACCAGACGGAAGGTGATTAAAAACAATCAGTCCCTGGAATGAGATTTCTCTGACACGTTAGACCCTTAAAAATTGAGGTTTCTTAAGGAGGCATAGGTTTCTGTAAGTGAAATTGACACCTGAACCACTAAAATGATGTTGACAGCGaatctccttttgagaaatggtGTGACAAAACCCTCATTATTCAGACAACACAGCGAAATGGCCTTTCTAGACagcttgggaggatgaggtgtcTAAGCACAATTACTTCCAGCATATTGGAAAGCCTGCTCCTTCATCTCTTGTGAAAACAGAACAATGTTTCATGACCACTTGTTTTTGTGGAATTGCAGGAGAGAAGCAATCATGTCTCCTGGTTGAGTTTGATTCCCTGGTTCATCTTGAGGCTGCCTCTAAGGAGGGGCATGTGAGCCAGGCCCTTCCCACCACTGTCTACAATAGGGGGCAGTTCTCTCTGCGTGGTGACAGGCTTCACCTTGGGTTCTTCTCACCTCTTCTTCAACTCTTCTGGTGGACATCCTTGGGAAAGGTACCCCTGTTTCTGTTAATCATTAGAACCTAAATGAAaaagtataaatgaaaaaaagggccgggcgcagtggctcatgccggtaatcccaacactttgggaggcctaggcaggcggatcacgaggtcaggagatcgagaccatcctggctaacacggtgaaaccccgtctctactaaaagtacaaaagattagccaggcatggtggcgggtgcctgtagtcccagctacttgggaggctgaggcaggagaatggcatgaacctgggaggcagagcttgcagtgagccgagatcatgccactgaactccaacctgggtgacagagtgagactccatctcaaaaaaaaaaaagaaaaaaaaaggtcatgcacacagtcacacacacaaaggaaaacaTTGCAAATAGAGCCACAGCATGTTCACAGATGTTATCACAAATGGATGGGATAAGAGAGTgattttgtttgtgtgtatgtgtgtgtgtgtgtgtgttttctgaatttttctaaGTGGCAATAATAATTTCCCTTTGTTTTAAGGAACCAAAGTTTGTCCTTTCTTGTCTGGATATTGCTAGGCCACTGAAGACTTACGATTCATCATGGCCCAGTGACTCCAGAAAGTGAGGCATAAAAATCTCCACGCCCGCTCTGGCTTGCTGGCATTTCCCTGGCCCGTGTACCTGTTTCAAGCAGAGCTCTGTGCATCTGGGTCACCACACCCAAAGTATGATTTAGGTCTCCCTTCGGGATGCTCAGCAGTAGGAAGGGCTGTAAGGCAGCAGCTGCCCCATAGATGGAGGCAGTTGAATGATTCAGCCCCCATCTGGGCCAAAGTTATCCTCGCTCCTCTTCCTCAGAGATCTAGGCTGCTGTGCCTCCCAGTGTTTCTTAGATGAGAATTTATGAACACATGTCTAGTTGGTGGTGCCTTTTAGTTTTCACATCACATGGGGCTAGGAGGCTGGATAGTTTCCAAGGGATTCAAGAGTCCTACAGCTTCTGCAGGAGTGTGTTTCCAGCACTCTGAAGATCATGTGTGAGAATAGGCTCTCTTTCCCTGCCTCAGGTAGAGACAGACCCCTCCCACTCCCTCTTCCCAACCTCCTCTAACTCATAGTCACAATGGGTTCCACAGATGACAGGTCTGTCTTCCCAGACTGGAGTTGGGAGGTGGGCAGGAGGTTATTGGCAAGGGGAGCCCTCTGGCCATCATTCTTCTCTGTCCAGGCCACCCTGAAGGAAGGAACCGGGGAGGGTGGCCTGTCCTCCTGAGTCTTGGGAGGTCTTTGGCACATGCTTAGTAATGCCTTTAGCTCAATCCTGAAGTTCTCGTTCAGCCAGCAGTATATGAAGGGGTTATAGCAGGTGCTACTCATGGCAAACCAGTGGAAAGCAAAGTAGAGGGCATTGTTGGTACGGATGACCTTGCTGGACAGGAGGAGGACGTAGCAGTTGAGGGGGAACCAGCAGAGGGCGAAAAGGACCACCACCAGCATCAACATCTTGATGGTCTTCTTCTTTTTGCGCCGCAGGGCAAGGTACTGCTCCGTGGTCACATCGCCAATCATGTTACACAGCCACAGTTTCCTGGCCACACGAGCGTAGGCCACAGAGATGATGAGGAGGGGCAGGATATAGAGCAGGATGAAGGTGGCCAAGTCCAGGTACTTCCAGAAGAGGTCAGCTGGCTCAGGGAAATCTGGCAGGCAGAGGGAGCGCACAATGTCCTCACTGGGGgcaggaagtggggagggggaaagAGGTAACAGAAAGGAGATATTAGTGTGGAAAGGCTTCATCCCAAGAAGCACTGGCCTCTCCTTCCACTGGGCTCCTGGTACATCCATCTAATATAGCACTTTTGATGCTGTAGCCTAATTATCTGATTACATTTCTGCCTCCTCCACTAGGCTGGTAATTGCATAGAGGTAAATAATACACCTGAATTTCTCTGTGTTCTCTTAATCTTGTGCAATTCCTAGCCCACAGTAGagacccaataaatatttgttgaatgaatgaatgaaatgctcCTCTTCCCAGGTTGAAAACTAACTCATCCTTGAGGAAATCCTAGAATTTCCCATTGTTCTACTTCCCCATTTTAAAGGGAAAACTAaggcataaagaaaagaaatgatggaTCTTGAGCATATAATGGTAAAGCCTGAACTAACATCCCTTCAGCCACTCATagaacaagtatttattttatatggaatGTACCCCGGTCCTCTTCAGCCTTTTTAGGAATATCCATGTGGCTTGGTGCTCTAGTTCTATGTCCCAGTGGTCACCACTAACAAAAGAGAGAGGAAACTTCTTTTGCTTttgttagggggaaaaaaaaagtcctccatGTGGAAAGGTAGAAGGGCAGCCTGGATGTTGGGGGGCCTGGGTGTGTGATTCATTTCAATGTCCTAGAATTCCTGGAGGGGGCCTTTATAAATTAGTTGAAATCCGCCCTCCGGAAATGTTACTCTTGACCCTGCTTTTGTCACAggagtgagagtgtgtgtgtgtgtgtgtgcgtgtgcttgTTGCAGGTGGGGTGGCACATGGCTCCTGTGGCAGACACTCCCTGGATCCCTGCAGAGCCCCTTTGCCAGTCTGGAGAACCAACTCCCTAGCAAGAAACAGCTAGCACCTGTGATCTTCTAGGTGCCTAGGACTCCCCTAAGGCCACTCAAGGCCCTTCCCACGATTCACCACAGCCATAATTGGCCGGGAGTTTCCAATTTTTCTAGGGAAGACCTGTAACAAAAGACTGAGAGACGGAGAAATAGGAAAGCCCAGTTACCTGGCCTCAAGGTGAGACAAACTCTGCATTTTCAGTTCTGCCCTAGAGCCTCTTGTGGGGCAGGGGCAGCTTCCTCTGAAATCATACCCTTCCTTAGTCTCTCCCTGGTCCTGGTCCAGCCTCTGCCACTCTCTTACCCATTGCTCCTGGGAGCACTACCTCAATTAGCCACTTGCAGGTGCACCTGCCTTTATCGcaaaaaatatccagaatctacaatgaactcaaacaaatttacaagaataaaacaaacaaccccatcaaaaagtgggcgaaggatatgaacagacacttctcaaaagaagacatttatgcagccaaaaaacacatgaaaaaatgctcatcatcactggccatcagagaaatgcaaatcaaaaccacaatgagataccatctcacaccagttagaatggccatcattaaaaagtcaggaaacaacaggtgctggagaggatgtggagaaataggaacacttttacactgttggtgggactgtaaactagttcaaccattgtggaagtcggtgtggcgattcctcggggatctagaactaggaataccatttgatccagccatcccattacggggtatatacccaaaggattataaatcatgctgctataaagacacatgcatacgtatgtttattgcagcactattcacaatagcaaagacttggaaccaacccaaatgtccatcaatgacagactagattaagaaaatgtggcacatatacaccatggaatactatgcagccataaaaaatgatgagttcatgtcctttgtagggacatggatgaagctggaaaccatcattctcagcaaactactgcaaggacaaaaaaccaaacaccgcatgttctcactcacaggtgggaactgaacaatgagaacacatggacacaggaaggggaacatcaaacactggggactgttgtggggtggggggaggggagagggatagcattaggagatatacctaatgttaaatgatgagttaattgttgcagcacaccaacatgcacatgtatacatatgtaacaaacctgcaggttgtgcacatgtaccctaaaacttaaagtataaaaaaaaaaatgtgtctctAAGGAAGCTCATCTAACACAACAAAtgaagcctggcatggtggctcatgcctgtaatcccagcactttgtgaggccgagatgggaggatcacctgaggtcaggagttcgagaccagcctgaccaacatggagaaacgctgtttctcctaaaaatacaaaattagctgggcatggtgatgcatgcctataatcccagctactcaggagactgaggcagcagatcccaggaggcagagtttgctttgaaccaagattgcaccattgcactccagcatgggcaacaagagtgaaactccatctcaaaa
Protein-coding sequences here:
- the GPR83 gene encoding G-protein coupled receptor 83 isoform X2, which encodes MVPHLLLLCLLPLVRATEPHEGRADEQSLEAALAVPNASHFFSWNNYTFSDWQNFVGRRRYGAESQNPTVKALLIVAYSFIIVFSLFGNVLVCHVIFKNQRMHSATSLFIVNLAVADIMITLLNTPFTLVIMHPLKPRISITKGIIYIAVIWTMATFFSLPHAICQKLFTFKYSEDIVRSLCLPDFPEPADLFWKYLDLATFILLYILPLLIISVAYARVARKLWLCNMIGDVTTEQYLALRRKKKKTIKMLMLVVVLFALCWFPLNCYVLLLSSKVIRTNNALYFAFHWFAMSSTCYNPFIYCWLNENFRIELKALLSMCQRPPKTQEDRPPSPVPSFRVAWTEKNDGQRAPLANNLLPTSQLQSGKTDLSSVEPIVTMS